Genomic segment of Drosophila ananassae strain 14024-0371.13 chromosome 2L, ASM1763931v2, whole genome shotgun sequence:
ATAAACTACGATTAATTCGATTACAGGTACAAAAATAGGTCTGCAATGGTTAACTTACCGCCCATCCTCCTACTTTTCCTGCCTTGTTTTGTAAATCATTTGGGCTCACACCCCGCACACACATATTTGACTAGCCGTTGTTTCCATTAGCTGCCAATCATCCTTATATATGTTTGACTTCGACCCTAGTTGGAATGCCTCGTGTAAGTATGTATTCCGTTCCTATCACAGGTGGGAGGCGTGAGGATAACGGTCGATATGGCGGGGAATGTACCTTGCTATGTCTTACAAGAAAGGCGATTCAGTGTCGGAAGTCGAATCCGAAAACACCCTAGTATAATGTATAAGATTATTTATGGGCTTAACAAGGTGTTATTACCAACATTTGCCTATTTGTTCTATTGTTGGCTAAGAAACAGCGAAATACAAGGGAGGAACTCATATTCTTTTATAAGAATAGATATCTACAAACATGAACTTTTGCTTAATTCCCGGAAAGTTCCTAAGAGCCCCTACAAACCAAATAAGAACCTCGGCAAGATTGGTTAAGACTTACATAGGTGTCCTGCGAGTGCCATATAGACTTACCAATTTTGTTATAAATTATTGTAGTAGTCGATTGTTAAAAGCCCAGAACAATTTGGATAAGATTTAGTAATTCCTGCTTTTTTGTGTCCATTCTCCATTTTGGGACGCCAGAGACCCCTGAAAAATACAATTTGAATAAATGTGTCGATTACAGCTTATTAAAAACTTCAATGATACGTGGCAGAATTCTCGTAATTCAAATTTGATCCTTTTTCGATGGGCTGCTTCTTCAAATCCAGTCCAAAATAGTCCAAAACccataaaacaaattgaatttgacCCAAGCCAAGCCATTGGGCGATTTCAGAGACTcctaaaaagcaaaaattatattagtTTCTAGATTATATCTTATTAGAAACTAGTACACTTATTGTTATTAAAGTTTAGGCCTTTGACGTCTCCGAAAATTTCCTAGATTCCACAAAAAGTCGAAaaaccataaataaaataaaattgtctATGCCAAGAAAGCCATGCCGCCGAGTTCGTAGCTTCCGATTTTCGATTAAGGCATACCGATCGATAATAGATCGTTAGTTTCAAATCTTCTTGTTTCTTCggattataaattaaatataataaatataatatttattttaaatgcataaatataaaaaagccATGCTAATTTTGAAAATGTGACAATCAATATAAAAATAGTGACGCTATATTAGAGAACTTGATTTTTCTGCAAGTAAAACCTAATATTCTACAATTTCATTAGTTGAAACattatataaatttatgtttatcaaatattatttgttaaatatatcttttaaataaagtttagCTTTTGATTCATATCCCATCCGTTCCATTTGGACCAAAACTCCGGCAACGCCGCCCCGCCCCTTTTTCAGGGTTGGAAAACGCAGCAGTGATTTTGGACCATCGATATTTCTATCGATTCCATCTCCTCTCATAGTTGTTTTACATTGCCATTTTGTTAATGTGagtgtacaaaatttaagaaacCAAATTAGCTTTCGAACCCCGATTATGATATTGTGATATGAATCTTGTGCTCGATTTCAAAATGCTTTATTTGTCTCGTCCTTCCGCCGCCTAGCCACCTGACTCAGAGCAGACCCAATACCCGAACTCGGCCTCTTCGCTTATCCTTTGTTGATAGAAATCACATCGCGCACCGTTAGAGAAAAGGGCGAAGAGGAGACGAGAAAAGAAGTGAAAACAGTTGCATTCCGCGGAGAGGCATTTGCTGGCACCCCAGCATGTTCAGCATAAGCGAGCTGTGCTGCATGTTTTGCTGCCCCCCCTGTCCGGGGAACATTGCGGCCAAGCTGGCCTTCCAGCCCCCGGAGCCCACGTATAAGCTGACCCCCGCCGATGACACGAATGCCAGGTACAACTTGCAGCTCTTTGACCGCGCCGAATGGCAGTACTCCGAGCGGGAGAAGTCCAAGGTGGAGGCCTTCTTCACCCGCACCTCGCGAGGCAACCTGATCACCTGTACCTACGTCCGGTGCAGTAAAAACGCCAAGTACACGCTACTGTTCTCCCATGGTAATGCAGTTGATCTCGGGCAGATGAGCAGCTTCTATCTGACCCTCGGCTCGCAGATCAATTGCAATATCTTTGGTTACGACTACTCGGGGTACGGCATGAGCGGCGGCAAGCCCTCTGAGAAGAATCTGTACGCGGACATAGAAGCCGCCTGGCAAGCAATGCGAACGCGGTAAGCGAATTAAGCTTTTACAGCAGTGATAATTAAGTCATATTTAGCCATCGCTACACtatctatattttatttaattttataataaatattaatttctgTCTTTACTTTCCAGGTACAACATTAGTCCCGAGACAATAATCTTGTACGGGCAGAGTATTGGCACGGTGCCGACTGTGGACCTGGCCTCCCGCCACGAAGTCGGCGCCGTAATTCTCCACTCGCCGCTCATGTCTGGCCTGAGAGTCGTGTTTAGGAACACAAAGAGAACTTGGTTCTTTGACGCATTTCCCAGGTAAGCGTACTGCGTCCATCAATTCAAGCTGCCTTTATTTGATCTTATCGCATTTCCGAACAGCATTGATAAGGTCGCTAAGGTAAAGGCTCCAGTTCTGGTTATTCACGGCACCGATGACGAGGTCATCGACTTCTCCCACGGCATTGGAATCTACGAGCGGTGTCCTAAGACAGTGGAGCCGTTTTGGGTGGAGGTGAATATATTTCATTGATGGATTGCTCTTTGTAAAGTAATATTGTGTAGTTGCTGCCCAAAACAAATGTGTGTCAATAAGACAGTTGCCAGATCAAGTTGCAATCCAATTTCTGTTCAATAATCGATCCAAGAGAACAAACATTGCCATTTTGTTAATAGTATTAGAATCTGACGTAATTTCTAATTTCAGGGCGCTGGTCATAATGATGTTGAGCTTCATCCGCATTACTATGAACGCCTGCGGAAGTTCTTGTCGGTGGAGCTCATCACATGACAATTAAAGAATAATGTGGATGGAGGTGTTAGTGACACTACTTCTGGTGTAGTATCGAATTCAAACCCTGCCGGAGCCAGTGTGTCCCTAAGTTCAAAACATCCCAATCCATCCTCAGCTACCGCAGGAAGCGAATCAAGTAAAAAAAATGCGGAAGCTAACAAAAAACGGAGTGAAAACGATGGTTTGTAAAACATCATAAATATTGCAATGtaataatttatatacatacatagctCACATCAATACATTCGataattgcatttttaaaggttaatatatatattaaatatgaATATGCCAGGAGTTTTTTGTACCAAGATCCCCATATTTACTGCATTGTGATCCTGGTCTCCCCCCTCTATGAAACAATAAGTAAAAATCATATCATCTAACTTAAAATGAAATATGTAAATgctatttaatattattgatAGGCAAAGACACAAACAAGAGAAACAATTACGTTTTGTTTGAATATTATCATTTAGCAAATACACATCAGTAATCAGTAATATGGTTTTATACATTAGTGTAAGGACAAAAAGTTTGAATAAAGCAATTTTTGATACTTTGGAATTTTACCTTTTTCTATTTATGCTTCTTAAAACGAAACAAAGAAATATGATTTGTCGCTTGAATTACAGAATATTCATAAGGAATTTTATTGCGCTTcatattctatatatttctCTTCGATAAGCGTTCGTCTTTAAGAGTATTTCTAATGAGTATGTTCGGTCTTTTTGCAGGTGCCTCAAATTCCAGCCAGAGTTCTACAAAGGCTCTCGAGCAGAAGTTTCTTTAGCAAAAGCAGTCGGGCTCGTGTTTTAAAGCCCAACCATTATCACCACAGTTCTCAAAACttgaattattaaataaaccGTGCGGTAACAGACAGAACAAACAACATAGAAAAGATGACCCACCTTTAAGTAATGAAAAGTCGAATGGCTTTTTTGTTTCCCGATTAAAACAACCAAATATGGCGCCAACACTTCCAGTTCTCTCTCCACATTCTCCAATGAATGCAAACTTATATATTAATAGCCAACATACGCAACTTTCCGGGCGTTATTTAAACAACAAAGTGTCTCAGCAGGTCGATGCAAATAGTGTTAGGCGAGTGTCGTCGAGCAGATCTCTCAAGGACAGTCAAAAAGTTTTATCCATTTCATCGACATTAGTATGCAATTGTGAGAAGGAATACAAATCGAATGGGTCTGACTCGGAAGCCAACGaagaaatcaaaatcaaattaaattcaGATACAGGTACAGGTACTAAGCTGGCCAATAGCGCCAAGATCCAAGACTTGAAAGTATGTAAGACATCCGATAAAAAGAATTCTGCAATAGACGAGTCTGCCAAGGGGTGTTTGCAATTAAATTGTGCTACGGGAAAGGATAAGAGAGCAGTGTCTCCAAGACTGTCATTGCATAAAAGTGGCTTTCAGCAAGCCATCATTATATCGGATGAAAGCGAGGTTACAAAATCTCCGCGAGGTGCTAACAAAACAACGAGACAGCTGTCCAGCAATGCAGACAATCAATTTTATCGTCAACTGACTCATAAAATAAGTAAATCGGAGCAAACTTCCCCCAACAATGTGGAAATTGACAAAGCTAATTTCTTATACGACACTAACAACAGGAGTACTAGCTGTCTGGTTAATCCCTCTGATCCATGGGTTAAGAATTCCGATATAAGAAGTGATATCTCATCCAAAAAGGAAAAGCATTTAAATTCCCAACATTACATTGATCCCTGGGTTCGACGGCAAGCAGATGTCCCCGTGGAAGTCTCACAGTTTCCCAAGAAGAATATCTATCGCGAAAAATCTCTATCTTCCCTAAACAATAAACTTATTTCAACCAGAACTGAAAAGGCAAAGTGTGTGAAGCCGCAACTGAAGCATTCGAAGACAGTGCTAGACGAAGATCACGTATTTTTAAATGAACCCGGACTGCTGTTTGCTCCATTCTCACCGCcgcataataaaaacaaaaactggtGCCTCGACCAATCCAATAACGATCTAAAAGGAAATATTCAAAGTAAATCAGCAAGTGTTATTCCAGACAAAGTAAAGGAGACTTCCAGTCCGATAGCAAACCATGTTAGAAAATCTGTATATCAAAATAATAGTAACTTGCTTTGTCCAAACGATCAAGCCAGATCTTTACTTCAAGTAGAAAAATTGCACTCTAGACATAGCTCCCTATCGATTCCCAATCAATCCAATGACGAACTTCCGCTAAATATCCGTCGACTCTCCGAGCAGATTCGTGAGCTGCCCTTGGAGCGAAATCTTCAATTGTCCCTCAGCGATCGGAACGTAAGCAATATGGCGCCAAGTGAAAGGTCTGGAGGCAGGGAACAGCAACCAATACCCCAAAAGTTGGGCTCCTACATTTCGGATAAGTACCACGGAAATAAAATCATGGCAAGCCAGCACGAAGACTTTATCTCTTTAAAACGAGCCTCCAAAGATTCCACAACTGTTAATATTGTAAAACCATTTACGACTATTCATAAGCCTGATCCACTTCTAGAAACCACCTGTTAAACCCATTTGCTAGAAACCCGAGAGTCGATATTAAAGTGTCTCTGCATTAGCTCATTCATAGATcatcaaaatataaaaaaaaaacgtaatatatatacataaaaagaaaaccacacacacaaacatatACATACTTCTTATATATCGATCGAATCTAAatatgaataataaataacatcaaaaaaaagaaaagagaaaaaaaaacataataaaaactatttttagtaGTATCTTAAGTTTGAAATTTTTACAGTGATTTTGCATTTATATTAAGTAACACGATAATGCCCTTCCACCCATGGGGACAAGTTCTAGGCTTAATAACATTCGCAAgcatatatatgtgtgtaaTAGTGTATTTTTTCCTCATTTTATTGTCATTTTACATATTTGTTGTAATACATTTTATAGTAATAAAATCTTTATAAAGAGCTAAATGAATCATAATTTGTATTCGGATAATTGGCGGGTTTATCTGAGTCTAAGTGCTTGTGTACGtagtttccgtttccgttggATACATGCTTATATCTCTTTTTAGTGGCAATGGAATCCCCAGTAGCAACaccataaaataataaacaaacaatACTTTCACATCTTTTTGTTTGGGTATTgcataatataaaaatattaagttaTTTTGTATACCCTACCAAAGCGTCTCACAAAGTTCAATCCCgaaatatttgatttttttacgACCCCGTGTATAGGGTGTTACATTTTGAAAAGCCCACGCAAATCAagcctcttttttttttatagatattTCGACTCGTGACAACATAATTACATTCGTTTCAGTCTTTCAGCACAACCTTTCACtgagaaacaaaacaaataaataaattaagttgGTGTTTAAGCCAAAAGCTAACAATTCACAATGTTTTTATATAACTGAAAGCATATAAAGTCTGCATTTTGAGGGCCAAAAGACAGTTGTGGCTTGTGCCTTATCGCGATCATTAAATAATGATTGAATTAAAAGTGCTTTTGTTTTACGGTATACTGTTCATTTTGATTGTGCAAGGAGATTGCAGTGTGTCAGTtccagttttaaaaaataatgatctCATTGAAGCCCAGTCGCTTGGAAGAATTGTGAACAGGCCAATCAACAAACTGGGCCCAGAAGAACGCCCTGTAAATGATATAACTCGAGCCTCAAGTATTGATAGAGGGTATCCATCGGATGCATCTCAAGTGGGTGTCAGTGAAGaaccaaaaataaaccaaaatccTCCTTCGGCAACCAGCAATGGACATGCAACCTACATGAGCAGCCAATCGACCCACTCAAGCCAATTCTCAGTGCAAATCCAAAGTCCAATAGTGACCCAGCATGTTCATTACCACTATCTGGTGCCCAATGTTCCCTCGAGTTCCCCCATAAATTATGTATCGCAATCGGTTTCGAACGCccacagtgaaaaaacacaaaatacaTACTCGCCGCCTTTTGATTCCACGCATAGAAATGTACTATATGGAAATAAGGGGGAAAGTCTACTGTACTTGCCCGCGAAAACTAATGGATACCCTTCCGACTCCCCAGATGAGTACCAGGTACAGGCATCAGAAAATAATTCTGTATACGCACCGGTCGCAAATCAGCAGGGAGAACTTCTTAAAGGGGAAGATCAAAAACGCGAAGAGGCTGCCCCAATCCAAACAAATCCTCCGGATGTGTACTTTATACAGTACAAGGGCAATAAAGATCTCCAGGCTACCAGCACACCTCTGCCATATAATCACAAGGAATCGTCGGATGCTACATTTGATGGGAGTGGTCTCATAGATATTAGATCCGGAAAAGACGAAAATACCACAACCAGTCCCACGGAAGATCCAGAGTCAATTACTGCTCGGGTATACTCGGCGTATGATGTTCCGCTGTGTTAAAAAATGATCAgctttaaattgtatttaattttaaatagccTGTGTATTTAtcataaatcataaataaaacatataattgttTAATCATTCATCTTATTAGCTTTTAATTGCGATAGCTGAGTCGAGAGCTTCACAAACGAGTTTTCTAAATAATTGTTACTGTCCATGTTTATGCAATGAACACCATGTGGACAAACTGTTGAGAGATCATTGGCtttgaaaacctccattttaTCGGCGTATATTTTTGAGAATTCATCCGTGTGAACGTATTTGGGTTGCTCCTGATTCTTGAGAATATTCTAGAATAAATGGACCTTTAATAACTAATTtcaaagatttaaaaaaaaaacttagaGAACACCTCTTCTGAGATCCCCACGTACTGACAAAATGGATGATAGCTTAGAAACTCATATGTGGAGTTGATTGATGGCAAAAAGAAGCCCTTGACACAGTATTGAGAATTCGATGAAATATCAGTTACCCCGTTGATTGGCGAACTTAAGGTCCTGTAAACAACTTGAGCATTTTTTAGAGTATCAACAAATTCGTCGGCCTCGCTTACTTCGACGGAGTCTTCTGTCGATTCCTCAATATTTTGTCTATAGGCTGCAGCTTGACTCATCTTTAAAGATGTAATTTAGATTTTAAatttagtaaataaataaatttaaataaataatattaccaTTTTACTCAGTGAGGTTTTGCTTTCCTCCAATacttctaaaataaatgcagtACTCTCTTCATCATCCGGCTTTTCATCTGAAAACAATCCGTTTTCATGTAGAGGGCCAAAGGTTTGTAGGAAACGTTCATTATATTTCTGATCTTGGCCTCCGACAAGCCTAGCTTGTCCATCGCATTgttttttctaaaataattgaaaaggCAAGactaaatgtttatttttaaacacttttggTTGTGACTAACTTGAGATGAACAATCGCTATCCGGTCTACAAATCCATTCAGTGCTGGCAGCCAGAAGATCTTCAGGCTTCGGTCGAAAACATTTGCACCAAAATGCAAAtagaaatataataaaaaagaaaagattaATGCAAAAAATGCGTTTTTTGGATGTGCACTCAAACTTTCTTCCAGGCTGGAGGGTGTCAAATCCAAAACGAGCAATGGGTTTAATACAAAGTCCCAGAACGGCTTTTAAAATACCTGTAAAGAAAGGAATAAACAGAAGCTTTTTGCATATTTGGCTTTATGAAAAACCTACCCAAAAAAAGAAGCAACCATAATATAAGTACAAAAATGGATAAAAGTTTACAAAAGAAATCACATGGTTCCTCATCATTCGTTCCGATACCCAAGTCCGTTATACATTTATCATGTTTTTCATTTCCAGGCGGGCAGTTATATAAGAGTCCTGCCTCGTCCTGAGCTTTTCGGCTCATTGTTTCACAGACATTGTAATTAATAAATGTTTCCAATTTGCTCATGCAGTGGCACTGACACCGCCAGACGCAGAAGCACCTTGAGTGGATTTGAATATCCATTGACCTTTTGGCCACAACCCCAACTTTCAAATCTTGATTCTGTCTGCCGGTTGCGGCCTTAACAACCACTGTAATTATATACTattaataacaataacaaatatatagtaataatttttgtttgtcttaCCATCGCAACgaaattttccttttttctttgAGCCTCGAATAAATGGTAACAAAAAGGTGACAGTTTGCCCAACATTAGGTAAAAGTAATTTTTTGGTACTTGAGGTACCCGATGTCCCAAAGGATTGTTCGCAATTaccaataaatattaaaaactccTGGGAATTCATTCCTTTGTTGATCACATCAACTGAAATTTGAAGGGCATCCTTTGTTGTGGCATCCGTTACGATTCTTGcaattttaacaaaatatttatctcGAACAAGAAAAGCATTCTCTCGAAAGggaattttgatttttatgctAAATTCTATCCACAAATGTTTAACCGAAAGAGGAACTATTTAATGAAAACCTTACCTGGTACCTTCTCGTCGCGAATATTTAAACAAAGATCCTTGTCTTTGTGGGGACATTTCTCCAGAGCTTGTCCGGAGGATGGAAAGTTTCCTAAGCCTTCAATTTTTTTAGCTCCTTCGACTTTCACTTTTTTTAGTTTGGATATCAGGGAATTTGTAATATCTCGTATGGATATATCTTTTTCTGTGTCTTCGAGCAGGACACTGTCTCTAATATTGTCCTGATATTCTTTCAAGGTATACCCCTGAGTGggattttgtgtttttggaaTAGCCAGTTTGCTGTTAAGTAAGCCCAATGATTTCTCCATTCGAAGTATATCCACGTGAGAAGTGAAAACCACAGAGATATTTTCATTAGCAAATATACCACTCATGCTGTTGAGACTGTAAACGgattaaacaaataatattaaactattttattattcttacGTTATAATTGGGACAATACGCCACCAAGTGTTACGTCGCCTTCGAAAAATTCGAAGTTTGGTTGTTAAAACGGGTACTGGAGTATTCATTTTGAATACAGAGTAACTTTTATTAGTTGAACTGAAAGAATAATAATATGAAATGGTCATTTAATTGTTTCAGATACTTACGATTCGGGTTTAGAGTCTCGAGTTCCTTTACCAACTTCGCAATTGCAAACATCTGGGTTCCCTAAACAGCCACAAGTTTCAGAAACAAATGTATCGTCATTACAATTATCGTGTCCTTTACATCTTTCACAAGGAATAAAAACGTTATTTTTTTCCACAATGTGCTCCGATTTTGGACCCCCAGGAAAAGGTTTTCCATcaggttttttattttttcctccacACGTATCACAGGGTACCTCATCCTCAAATTTAAGATGCGAGTCTTGCAATTTTTGTGCTTTCAGAGAATCTGGCAAAGGCTTGGGATCgggtttcttgttttttccTCCACAGGTATCACAAGATGCTTCATCGCTAACTTTAAGATCGCCTTTTTCCAATTCGTGTAAAGTATTGACCCCAAGGTTTTTCAAATGATCCCCATATATATCGAATGGTAGATGGAAATCACCGGGGAAATCCAGACTCCCTCGAAAAGGTTTTTCACTGGGCTGTTTGTTTTTACCGCCACACGTGTCACAGGAACTTTCGTCATCAATCTTTATATGAAAGTCCTGAATTTTATCAGTATCCAGACCACCAGGTAGAGTTTTGCCACCtggtttcttattttttcctcCACAAGTATCGCAGGAACTCTCATCGCTTGAGTGCAAATCCAATGGCATGAACCCAGAAGGCAATTTTAAATCAGCCTTTTCAGTAGTACCTAAATAGAAATCACTTGAGATTTCACTCAAATgcattttacttaaattatggATATTGTTAGTCAAAGAAGTTTCCTTATTCTTGTCAATTTTGATTTCATGAAAATCTGGAGGGAATGCGGTTTTTGGTAGGGACTTCTTTTCAAGCTTATCATTTTTGTTGTCTTCATTTTTGGGATTGACGTCTTCAACTTTCGAGGATTCCAGACCACCAGGTAAAGGTTTTCCTCcagtttttttattctttccACCACAAGTATCACAAGGTATTTCATCattgatttttaaagaaaaatcttCGAGTTTGCTATCCTTACTGTCTGTTGCCACCAAGGGAGGGCAGAAACTTGGACCAGGACTTTCCgttgtttctttatttttaccaCCACAAGTATCACAGGATGCTTCATCGTTGATTTCAAAGTTTTtcaaattatacatttttaacgCGTCATTAACTTGCTTTTGAGCCAATTGCTCGGTATGTACCTCTTCTATATTATCTGGATTCAAAAGGGCACGTTTCATTCtgggtttattttttacacGTCGCATTGGCGAAGATCTATGGAAATTTCTTTTTGGATGATATGATAAAAGGTGGCTCATAAAGTCCGGATCATAGCCTGGATCCTGATGATATCGATCTTGAGTATAATATTTAGAATCAATGGGCGGTTGGTGCATCTTGTAATAATTTTTGTAGTCCATTAAATTTTCTACAAAGAAAACATTTtagaaattatattaattaacaATTAGTACTAACTTTCAAGGTTTTGATTTATGTGACGATTTACAATACTGTCGAAGCTTTCAATATTTGGTTGACCCAACATGTTGTTTTTATAATCAGGTTTATTAAGATAATCTAAGTATTCATTTCCAGGTTCGTAATCAATCATTTCTGGTTGAGAATAACAAGAATGATTTGGTTCGTTTATAGGCTCCTTAGAATTTATAAACTTATGGTTATCTGTTCTATAATTCTCGTTCTCATACTCTTTTTCATTCTGAAATTTCTTTATACTATTTTCATGATTTGCAGAGTCCACATAgtaattttttccatttatatTTTCAACTGGAGTATATTTTGATTGTAGTTCAATATTTTCATGATTCGCAGCGTccatataataattttttcgaTTTGTATTTTCAACTGGAGTATATTTTGATTGTAGTTCAATATTTTCATGATTCGCAGCGTccatataataattttttcgaTTTATATTTTCAACTGGAGTATATTTTGATTGTTGTTCAATATTTTCATCATTCGCAGAGTccatataataattttttcgaTTTGTATTTTCAACTGGAGTATATTTTGATTGTAGTTCAATATTTTCATCATTCGCAGAGTccatataataattttttcgaTTTGTATTTTCAACTGGAGTGTATTTTGATTGTAACTCATGATTTTCATGATTTGCAGAGTccatataataattttttcgaTTTGCATTTTCAACGGAAATATATTTTGGTTGCAATTCAATATTTTCATGATTTGCATATTCCATGTAATAATTTTTTCGATTTGTATTTTCAACTGGAATATATTTCGCTTGTAAatcataattataaatatttttctcattttttttatcaaattctGGCATATCCCTACGAGGGCTTTCATATTCAATTCCATTTTGGAAGCCACTTTCGTAGTGTTCATTATTTTCGAATTCCCGTGGGAAATATTTTTCCCGGTTTGTTGGCCCCACTTGAGCattactaaataaaataaaaaataattcattaagaagattatatttatacataatGGAGCatcaaaaatacaaactttATATTTTGTTCGGGGGCTTTTAAGTAATTACGATTTTCATAATCGTCttgatatttcttattataTTTCAGATTACTATTTTCTAATCTTTTTAGGtcctgaaaaaaatgaaaaaattcgaattaaaaattaaacaacaaaaagtCATACTTGGTTATGTTGGAATGCATTATTATGCTCGTTAGCTTGTAATTTTTCGACAATATCATCTTTTATCTTATGAATATTAGAATTAATTTCAAAAGATGGCTTTTGTGGTAGTTTTTCTCTAAGCTTATCCTTAATTTCTTGATtggttttaattattttatgaacTGGCCGTTCGGGTTTAAAATAGTTTGATAATTCTAAGGTTTTATTAATAACAGT
This window contains:
- the LOC6499890 gene encoding uncharacterized protein LOC6499890 isoform X1: MKNTMIRHIIIALAFGYLTTYLLIYGLPDDIPESHMSESINAVLLKGPQDPKNRSCEVQIIISIHMNPSFDVDNMDKFWVLDEVYDPTKRSNQKIISPYLIMVSRGEPIVMYPLQYLKSVTEEELEKDPSDEKEVTELPPILEQEDDLLEFDLRRKRSHHLTSLRSKSKGSRTAVEKRQNVNGETGRNDASYIHGKNDVSNLGLVRIFDPTVINKTLELSNYFKPERPVHKIIKTNQEIKDKLREKLPQKPSFEINSNIHKIKDDIVEKLQANEHNNAFQHNQDLKRLENSNLKYNKKYQDDYENRNYLKAPEQNINNAQVGPTNREKYFPREFENNEHYESGFQNGIEYESPRRDMPEFDKKNEKNIYNYDLQAKYIPVENTNRKNYYMEYANHENIELQPKYISVENANRKNYYMDSANHENHELQSKYTPVENTNRKNYYMDSANDENIELQSKYTPVENTNRKNYYMDSANDENIEQQSKYTPVENINRKNYYMDAANHENIELQSKYTPVENTNRKNYYMDAANHENIELQSKYTPVENINGKNYYVDSANHENSIKKFQNEKEYENENYRTDNHKFINSKEPINEPNHSCYSQPEMIDYEPGNEYLDYLNKPDYKNNMLGQPNIESFDSIVNRHINQNLEKNLMDYKNYYKMHQPPIDSKYYTQDRYHQDPGYDPDFMSHLLSYHPKRNFHRSSPMRRVKNKPRMKRALLNPDNIEEVHTEQLAQKQVNDALKMYNLKNFEINDEASCDTCGGKNKETTESPGPSFCPPLVATDSKDSKLEDFSLKINDEIPCDTCGGKNKKTGGKPLPGGLESSKVEDVNPKNEDNKNDKLEKKSLPKTAFPPDFHEIKIDKNKETSLTNNIHNLSKMHLSEISSDFYLGTTEKADLKLPSGFMPLDLHSSDESSCDTCGGKNKKPGGKTLPGGLDTDKIQDFHIKIDDESSCDTCGGKNKQPSEKPFRGSLDFPGDFHLPFDIYGDHLKNLGVNTLHELEKGDLKVSDEASCDTCGGKNKKPDPKPLPDSLKAQKLQDSHLKFEDEVPCDTCGGKNKKPDGKPFPGGPKSEHIVEKNNVFIPCERCKGHDNCNDDTFVSETCGCLGNPDVCNCEVGKGTRDSKPESSTNKSYSVFKMNTPVPVLTTKLRIFRRRRNTWWRIVPIITLNSMSGIFANENISVVFTSHVDILRMEKSLGLLNSKLAIPKTQNPTQGYTLKEYQDNIRDSVLLEDTEKDISIRDITNSLISKLKKVKVEGAKKIEGLGNFPSSGQALEKCPHKDKDLCLNIRDEKVPEFSIKIKIPFRENAFLVRDKYFVKIARIVTDATTKDALQISVDVINKGMNSQEFLIFIGNCEQSFGTSGTSSTKKLLLPNVGQTVTFLLPFIRGSKKKGKFRCDVVVKAATGRQNQDLKVGVVAKRSMDIQIHSRCFCVWRCQCHCMSKLETFINYNVCETMSRKAQDEAGLLYNCPPGNEKHDKCITDLGIGTNDEEPCDFFCKLLSIFVLILWLLLFLGILKAVLGLCIKPIARFGFDTLQPGRKFECTSKKRIFCINLFFFIIFLFAFWCKCFRPKPEDLLAASTEWICRPDSDCSSQKKQCDGQARLVGGQDQKYNERFLQTFGPLHENGLFSDEKPDDEESTAFILEVLEESKTSLSKMMSQAAAYRQNIEESTEDSVEVSEADEFVDTLKNAQVVYRTLSSPINGVTDISSNSQYCVKGFFLPSINSTYEFLSYHPFCQYVGISEENILKNQEQPKYVHTDEFSKIYADKMEVFKANDLSTVCPHGVHCINMDSNNYLENSFVKLSTQLSQLKANKMND